In a single window of the Pontibacter russatus genome:
- a CDS encoding NADP-dependent malic enzyme, with the protein MSKVNREDALAYHLEGKPGKIEVIPTKMVSTQHDLALAYSPGVAEPCKEIHADKDNAYKYTAKGNLVGVISNGTAVLGLGNIGPDASKPVMEGKGVLFKKFAGIDVFDIEIDSTDPEEFIRIVKSLEPTFGGINLEDIKAPESFKIEVALKEQMNIPVMHDDQHGTAIISAAALLNALEITGRKIEEVKMVMSGAGAAAIACAKLYIALGLKIDNIVMLDREGVIHPGRNDLDIYKAQFVTTRSIRTLAEAMEGADVFVGLSAANVLAPELVKTMAPDPIIFALANPDPEISYDVAMATRDDLIMATGRSDHPNQVNNVLGFPYIFRGALDVRATEINEAMKLAAVRALAALAKEPVPDVVLKAYSDTTINFGRTYLIPKPLDTRLITTISPAVAQAAMESGVARKQITDWEAYEHELRERIGIDQKLMTRITNQAKKDPKTVVFTEADNYKILKAAQIVKEQRIAQPILLGNRERIEAIIAENKMDLQGATIIDPFLEDAKRAEYAELLFQKRQRKGLTLFDAERLMRDRNYFGSMMLNSGEADALISGLTRDYSKTIVPALQAVGVEEGVNKVAGMYIILSQREPLFFADTTVNLNPTADELVDIIGLTARAVRFFDTEPRVAMLSYSNFGSVRGEVPDKSAEAVRKAKQRYPGLLLDGEMQANTALNRNLLREHYPFSELAEKGANTLVFPNLASGNIAYKVLQEIGGAEVIGPVLMGMRKPVHILQLGSSIREIVNIVSIAVVDAQNYNNQHI; encoded by the coding sequence ATGAGCAAAGTAAACAGAGAGGACGCACTCGCCTACCACCTGGAGGGAAAGCCCGGGAAGATTGAGGTGATCCCCACGAAAATGGTCAGTACCCAGCACGACCTGGCGCTGGCCTACTCCCCCGGTGTGGCAGAGCCCTGCAAGGAGATTCACGCCGACAAAGACAACGCATATAAGTACACGGCCAAGGGCAACCTGGTGGGTGTCATCTCCAACGGCACGGCGGTTCTCGGCTTAGGCAACATCGGCCCCGACGCCTCTAAGCCGGTGATGGAGGGAAAGGGCGTTCTCTTCAAGAAATTCGCGGGCATCGATGTGTTCGACATTGAGATTGATTCCACAGACCCGGAGGAATTCATCCGGATCGTAAAGTCGCTGGAGCCCACGTTCGGCGGTATCAACCTGGAGGATATAAAAGCGCCGGAGAGCTTCAAGATAGAAGTGGCCCTGAAAGAGCAGATGAACATCCCGGTGATGCACGACGACCAGCACGGCACGGCCATCATCTCGGCCGCCGCCCTGCTGAACGCGCTGGAGATAACCGGCCGGAAGATAGAGGAAGTGAAGATGGTGATGAGCGGGGCCGGTGCCGCCGCCATCGCCTGCGCCAAGCTATATATAGCCCTGGGCCTGAAAATAGACAATATCGTGATGCTGGACCGGGAAGGCGTTATTCACCCGGGGCGCAACGACCTGGATATATACAAGGCGCAGTTCGTGACGACACGCAGCATCCGCACGCTGGCAGAGGCCATGGAGGGCGCCGATGTGTTCGTGGGTCTGTCGGCGGCCAACGTGCTGGCCCCGGAGTTGGTGAAGACCATGGCGCCAGACCCCATTATTTTCGCGCTCGCCAACCCTGATCCGGAAATCTCCTACGATGTGGCCATGGCCACCCGCGACGACCTGATCATGGCCACCGGCCGCTCCGACCATCCGAACCAGGTAAACAATGTGCTGGGCTTCCCCTATATCTTCAGGGGGGCGCTGGATGTGCGGGCCACCGAGATAAACGAGGCGATGAAACTGGCGGCCGTGCGCGCGCTTGCGGCGCTGGCCAAAGAGCCGGTGCCGGACGTGGTGCTGAAAGCCTACAGCGACACCACCATCAACTTCGGACGCACCTACCTGATCCCCAAACCGCTGGACACACGCCTGATCACCACCATATCCCCGGCAGTGGCGCAAGCGGCCATGGAGAGCGGCGTGGCCCGCAAGCAGATCACCGATTGGGAGGCCTACGAGCATGAGTTGCGGGAGCGCATCGGCATCGACCAGAAGCTGATGACGCGCATCACGAACCAGGCCAAGAAAGACCCGAAGACAGTGGTGTTTACCGAGGCAGACAATTACAAGATCCTGAAGGCGGCCCAGATTGTGAAGGAGCAGCGCATCGCGCAGCCGATTCTGCTGGGCAACCGCGAGCGGATAGAGGCCATCATCGCCGAAAACAAGATGGACCTGCAGGGCGCCACCATCATCGACCCCTTTCTGGAAGACGCCAAACGCGCGGAGTATGCCGAGCTGCTCTTCCAGAAACGCCAGCGCAAGGGCCTGACGCTGTTTGATGCGGAGCGCCTGATGCGCGACCGCAACTACTTCGGCAGCATGATGCTGAACAGCGGCGAGGCGGACGCCCTCATCTCCGGCCTCACCCGCGACTACTCCAAAACCATTGTGCCGGCGCTGCAGGCGGTGGGCGTGGAGGAAGGCGTTAACAAAGTGGCCGGGATGTACATCATCCTGAGCCAGCGCGAGCCGCTTTTCTTTGCCGACACCACCGTGAACCTGAACCCGACGGCCGACGAGTTGGTCGACATCATCGGGCTGACGGCACGCGCCGTGAGGTTCTTCGACACGGAGCCGCGCGTGGCCATGCTGTCCTACTCCAACTTCGGCTCGGTGCGCGGCGAGGTGCCGGACAAATCAGCCGAGGCCGTGCGGAAGGCGAAGCAGCGCTACCCGGGCCTGCTGCTGGACGGCGAGATGCAGGCCAACACCGCCCTCAACCGCAACCTGCTGCGCGAGCACTACCCGTTCAGCGAACTGGCCGAGAAGGGCGCCAACACGCTGGTGTTCCCCAACCTGGCCTCCGGCAACATCGCCTACAAGGTGCTGCAGGAGATAGGCGGCGCCGAGGTGATCGGGCCGGTGCTGATGGGCATGCGCAAGCCGGTGCATATCCTGCAGTTGGGCAGCTCCATCCGCGAAATTGTGAACATCGTTTCCATCGCGGTGGTAGATGCCCAGAATTACAACAACCAGCATATATAA
- the gatA gene encoding Asp-tRNA(Asn)/Glu-tRNA(Gln) amidotransferase subunit GatA — protein MRQYNTLRDIRAAIADRQLTCRQLVEQYLQNIKEKASLNAFLEVFEQEAFTQADIVDHKITNGTAGKLAGMVIGIKDVLAYKGHSLQASSHILDGFKSLYTASAVERLLQEDAIIIGRQNCDEFAMGASNETSAFGNVLNADDPSRVPGGSSGGSAVAVQADLCFASIGSDTGGSVRQPASFCGVVGFKPTYSRISRYGLIAYASSFDQIGVITKSVPDAALLLEVMAGKDDMDSTASQREVPPYSELLSSEKKYRIGYIRDCFESEGLNTEVKDAILGVKEMLRESGHQVEAVDFPYLDYIVPTYYILTTAEASSNLGRYDGVKYGFRSGNVTDLTSLYKKTRAEGFGQEVQRRIMLGTFVLSADYYDAYYTKAQKVRRLIKEKTDELLQAYDFLILPTAPTTAFKIGENTANPLAMYLADIFTVQASLAGVPAISIPVGRDANGLSIGLQLMARSFEEPQLLAFSSQIMDMISVEA, from the coding sequence GCGATATCCGCGCCGCTATTGCCGACAGACAATTGACATGCCGGCAATTGGTAGAGCAGTACCTACAGAATATCAAGGAAAAGGCATCCCTGAACGCCTTCCTGGAAGTATTTGAGCAGGAAGCCTTTACACAGGCAGACATCGTGGACCACAAAATCACCAATGGCACAGCCGGGAAACTGGCTGGCATGGTGATTGGCATCAAAGACGTGCTTGCTTACAAAGGCCACAGCCTGCAGGCCTCCAGCCATATCCTCGATGGCTTCAAATCACTTTATACCGCATCTGCGGTGGAGCGGCTGCTGCAGGAGGACGCCATTATTATCGGGCGCCAGAATTGCGACGAGTTCGCCATGGGCGCCTCTAACGAGACATCCGCTTTCGGCAACGTGCTGAACGCCGACGACCCCTCCCGCGTGCCGGGCGGTTCCTCGGGCGGCTCGGCCGTGGCCGTGCAGGCTGATCTGTGCTTTGCCTCCATCGGCTCCGATACCGGCGGCTCTGTGCGCCAGCCCGCCTCGTTCTGCGGGGTGGTTGGCTTCAAACCCACCTATTCCCGCATTTCGCGCTACGGCCTGATTGCGTATGCCTCGTCCTTCGACCAGATTGGCGTCATTACGAAAAGCGTGCCGGATGCCGCCCTGCTGCTGGAGGTGATGGCCGGCAAAGACGATATGGACAGCACCGCCAGCCAGCGCGAGGTGCCACCCTACAGCGAACTGCTCTCCTCCGAAAAGAAGTACCGGATCGGCTATATCCGCGACTGCTTTGAGAGCGAGGGCCTGAACACAGAAGTGAAAGACGCCATCCTGGGTGTGAAAGAGATGCTGCGCGAATCGGGCCACCAGGTGGAGGCTGTGGATTTCCCGTACCTCGACTACATTGTGCCAACCTATTATATCCTCACCACCGCCGAAGCCAGTTCCAACCTGGGCCGCTACGATGGGGTGAAGTACGGCTTCCGGTCCGGGAACGTCACCGACCTGACCTCGCTCTACAAAAAGACGCGGGCAGAGGGTTTCGGGCAGGAGGTGCAGCGCCGTATCATGCTGGGCACCTTCGTATTGAGCGCCGACTATTACGATGCCTACTACACCAAGGCGCAGAAAGTGAGACGACTGATTAAAGAGAAGACGGATGAGTTGCTTCAGGCATATGATTTTCTTATATTGCCTACCGCCCCAACCACTGCGTTTAAAATAGGGGAAAACACAGCGAATCCGTTGGCCATGTACCTGGCGGATATCTTTACCGTGCAGGCCTCACTTGCTGGCGTGCCAGCCATCTCCATACCGGTTGGCCGCGATGCCAACGGCCTGTCCATCGGGTTGCAGCTAATGGCCCGATCATTCGAGGAACCGCAACTGCTGGCCTTCTCGAGTCAAATTATGGACATGATTTCCGTTGAAGCATAG
- a CDS encoding lytic transglycosylase domain-containing protein codes for MTSTKFLTLLSAVVCSMWAANAPALGHGRLFEQPAPGDTLTKPKMDTTVLSPDELALLIEYIPNEPDEVIADRLSCIETEIPLEFNNYVRNFIDYFTIRNRKYTRTMITRENVYFPMYERYLKKHNMPMELKYLSIVESGLNPKAQSPVGAAGLWQFMKPTAGDFGLKFNQYIDERLDPEKSTDAALRYLRRLHNTYGDWELALAAYNCGPGNVRKAIRRAGGGKKTFWEIFPYLPKETRGYIPSMTAVIYAMHHAADHNIFSDSILYQPEVAYLEVSQELDLDRLAAELHITPEQLMALNPELKQTVIPKHLHYRLRIPAARAALLASTDDKSCILMAAAPVREPALKLTPAETPAMLASAKTDEPAEEKKTLAKQEDKAARKKTLYTVQRGDNLTQIASRHQVTPAQLQEWNNLKGSRIQPDQKLVIYKPASAEEQTVALASNSEAKAPDKTKQAAEMGQEQLIYHVQPGDTLWNISQKYNGISIEQIKKLNKLKSDNLKPGQKLILS; via the coding sequence ATGACCTCTACAAAATTCCTTACACTGCTTTCGGCTGTGGTCTGTAGCATGTGGGCGGCTAACGCCCCCGCTCTCGGCCACGGCCGTTTGTTTGAACAGCCCGCCCCCGGCGACACGCTGACCAAGCCGAAGATGGACACCACCGTTCTCTCCCCAGACGAACTGGCGCTGCTGATTGAGTATATCCCCAACGAACCCGATGAGGTGATCGCCGACAGGCTGAGCTGCATTGAGACGGAGATCCCGCTTGAGTTTAACAACTATGTAAGGAACTTCATCGACTACTTCACCATCCGCAACCGGAAGTACACCCGCACCATGATAACGCGCGAGAACGTTTACTTTCCGATGTACGAGCGGTACCTCAAGAAGCACAACATGCCGATGGAGCTCAAATACCTCTCCATCGTGGAGTCAGGTCTTAACCCGAAGGCGCAATCTCCGGTGGGCGCGGCGGGCCTGTGGCAGTTCATGAAACCTACTGCCGGCGACTTCGGCCTGAAGTTCAACCAGTATATAGACGAGCGCCTGGACCCTGAGAAATCAACGGATGCCGCCCTGCGCTACCTGCGCCGCCTGCACAACACCTACGGCGACTGGGAACTGGCCCTGGCGGCCTACAACTGCGGCCCCGGCAACGTGAGGAAAGCCATTCGCAGGGCGGGGGGCGGCAAAAAGACGTTCTGGGAGATTTTCCCCTACCTGCCAAAAGAAACCCGCGGCTATATCCCGTCGATGACGGCGGTTATATATGCCATGCATCACGCCGCCGACCACAACATCTTCTCCGACTCTATCCTGTACCAGCCGGAGGTAGCCTACCTGGAGGTGTCGCAGGAACTGGACCTGGACCGCCTGGCTGCGGAACTGCACATTACGCCGGAACAGCTGATGGCGCTTAACCCCGAACTGAAGCAGACGGTTATTCCGAAGCACCTGCACTACAGGCTGCGCATCCCGGCGGCGCGCGCCGCCCTGCTGGCCTCTACTGACGATAAAAGCTGTATTCTGATGGCTGCCGCCCCTGTCCGGGAGCCAGCTCTAAAGCTGACGCCTGCAGAGACTCCCGCCATGCTGGCTTCCGCTAAGACGGATGAACCCGCAGAGGAGAAAAAGACTTTAGCGAAACAGGAGGACAAAGCCGCCAGGAAAAAGACACTCTACACCGTGCAGCGCGGAGATAACCTGACGCAGATCGCATCGCGGCACCAGGTGACACCTGCCCAGCTGCAGGAATGGAACAACCTGAAAGGCAGCCGCATACAGCCTGATCAGAAGCTGGTGATATATAAGCCCGCCTCCGCAGAAGAACAGACGGTGGCGCTTGCCTCCAATAGCGAGGCAAAGGCACCCGACAAAACTAAACAGGCGGCTGAGATGGGGCAGGAGCAGCTCATATACCACGTGCAGCCCGGCGACACCCTCTGGAACATCTCGCAAAAGTACAACGGCATCAGCATCGAGCAGATCAAGAAGCTCAACAAACTGAAGTCTGACAACCTGAAGCCAGGGCAAAAGCTGATCCTGAGTTAG
- the ruvA gene encoding Holliday junction branch migration protein RuvA: MIAYIDGKLTHKDPTFVIIDVGGVGYQIKVSLNTYSALPGGERCRLHTFLHIKEDAHTLYGFNTVAEKELFLLLISISGVGPNTGLMILSSLSVEEVQQAIVREDVRTIQHVKGIGAKTAQRIILELKDKVKKDVMLSEVGAPAAAYNTNRAEALSALVTLGFAKNVAEKTLDSIIKREGGSLSVEELIKFALKSS, encoded by the coding sequence ATGATAGCTTACATCGACGGCAAACTGACGCACAAAGACCCCACCTTCGTTATCATTGACGTGGGTGGGGTCGGCTACCAGATCAAGGTGTCGCTGAACACGTATTCTGCGCTGCCAGGGGGCGAACGCTGTAGGCTGCACACCTTTCTGCATATAAAGGAGGACGCGCACACGCTCTACGGCTTCAACACCGTTGCGGAGAAGGAGCTGTTCCTGCTGCTGATCTCCATATCGGGGGTGGGCCCCAACACCGGGCTCATGATTTTGTCTTCGTTGTCGGTGGAGGAGGTGCAGCAGGCCATTGTGCGGGAAGACGTGCGCACCATCCAGCACGTGAAGGGGATCGGGGCGAAAACAGCGCAGCGCATCATCCTGGAGCTAAAAGACAAAGTGAAAAAAGACGTGATGCTGTCGGAGGTGGGCGCGCCTGCGGCAGCGTACAATACGAACAGAGCAGAAGCGTTATCTGCATTAGTGACACTGGGCTTTGCGAAGAACGTGGCCGAGAAAACCCTTGACTCAATCATCAAACGCGAGGGCGGCAGCCTGAGCGTGGAGGAGTTGATCAAGTTTGCGTTGAAGTCTTCATAA